Proteins encoded in a region of the Vicia villosa cultivar HV-30 ecotype Madison, WI linkage group LG5, Vvil1.0, whole genome shotgun sequence genome:
- the LOC131602369 gene encoding trihelix transcription factor ENAP2-like isoform X1 has translation MDSISGVPSPLNTAPPRPPSSSPFPGREDCWSEDATFTLIDAWGERYLDLNRGNLRQKHWQEVADAVNDLHAAGNNNKKARRTDVQCKNRIDTLKKKYKIEKARVSESDSGYQSSWPFFSSLDVLIGNTFPVKKHSPPVSERTTVAVVKSPPSPPAWIVSHPVGPRSGTQKRPAQMNRDDTSFRRNFSAFATAAAAVAKAESEETEEWKSNSGKKSGKRGRESDMNMECGYKHLAQAIERFGEVYERVEASKQRQMVELEMQRMKFAKDLEFQRMKLIMETQIQIQKIKRSKRCSPGVADSFS, from the exons ATGGACTCCATCTCCGGAGTTCCGTCTCCCCTCAACACCGCCCCGCCGCGACCTCCGTCGTCATCGCCGTTTCCCGGCCGGGAAGACTGCTGGAGCGAAGACGCTACTTTCACTCTCATCGACGCATGGGGTGAGCGCTACCTAGACCTTAACCGCGGTAACCTTCGCCAGAAGCACTGGCAAGAGGTTGCCGACGCCGTCAACGACCTCCACGCCGCCGGTAACAACAACAAGAAAGCTCGTCGAACCGACGTTCAGTGCAAGAACCGAATCGACACGCTGAAAAAGAAGTATAAGATCGAGAAAGCTAGGGTTTCCGAATCCGACAGCGGTTACCAGAGTTCTTGGCCATTCTTCTCCAGCCTCGACGTCCTCATCGGAAACACTTTTCCGGTAAAGAAACACTCGCCGCCGGTAAGCGAACGAACCACCGTCGCCGTCGTCAAATCTCCACCGTCTCCTCCGGCATGGATAGTCTCTCATCCGGTTGGTCCCCGATCCGGGACACAAAAACGTCCGGCGCAGATGAACAGAGACGACACTTCTTTCCGACGGAATTTCTCAGCCTTTGCAACTGCCGCAGCGGCAGTGGCTAAGGCAGAAAGTGAGGAAACCGAGGAATGGAAGTCGAATAGTGGAAAGAAGAGTGGGAAGAGGGGAAGAGAGAGTGATATGAACATGGAGTGTGGGTACAAACATCTTGCTCAGGCGATAGAGAGGTTTGGTGAAGTATACGAAAGAGTTGAAGCTTCGAAACAGAGACAAATGGTGGAATTGGAAATGCAGAGGATGAAATTTGCAAAGGACTTAGAGTTCCAAAGGATGAAGTTAATCATGGAAACGCAGATTCAGATTCAGAAAATCAAGCGCAGCAAGCGTTGTTCTCCCGGTGTTG CAGACAGTTTCTCATAG
- the LOC131602369 gene encoding trihelix transcription factor ENAP2-like isoform X2, with translation MDSISGVPSPLNTAPPRPPSSSPFPGREDCWSEDATFTLIDAWGERYLDLNRGNLRQKHWQEVADAVNDLHAAGNNNKKARRTDVQCKNRIDTLKKKYKIEKARVSESDSGYQSSWPFFSSLDVLIGNTFPVKKHSPPVSERTTVAVVKSPPSPPAWIVSHPVGPRSGTQKRPAQMNRDDTSFRRNFSAFATAAAAVAKAESEETEEWKSNSGKKSGKRGRESDMNMECGYKHLAQAIERFGEVYERVEASKQRQMVELEMQRMKFAKDLEFQRMKLIMETQIQIQKIKRSKRCSPGVDSFS, from the exons ATGGACTCCATCTCCGGAGTTCCGTCTCCCCTCAACACCGCCCCGCCGCGACCTCCGTCGTCATCGCCGTTTCCCGGCCGGGAAGACTGCTGGAGCGAAGACGCTACTTTCACTCTCATCGACGCATGGGGTGAGCGCTACCTAGACCTTAACCGCGGTAACCTTCGCCAGAAGCACTGGCAAGAGGTTGCCGACGCCGTCAACGACCTCCACGCCGCCGGTAACAACAACAAGAAAGCTCGTCGAACCGACGTTCAGTGCAAGAACCGAATCGACACGCTGAAAAAGAAGTATAAGATCGAGAAAGCTAGGGTTTCCGAATCCGACAGCGGTTACCAGAGTTCTTGGCCATTCTTCTCCAGCCTCGACGTCCTCATCGGAAACACTTTTCCGGTAAAGAAACACTCGCCGCCGGTAAGCGAACGAACCACCGTCGCCGTCGTCAAATCTCCACCGTCTCCTCCGGCATGGATAGTCTCTCATCCGGTTGGTCCCCGATCCGGGACACAAAAACGTCCGGCGCAGATGAACAGAGACGACACTTCTTTCCGACGGAATTTCTCAGCCTTTGCAACTGCCGCAGCGGCAGTGGCTAAGGCAGAAAGTGAGGAAACCGAGGAATGGAAGTCGAATAGTGGAAAGAAGAGTGGGAAGAGGGGAAGAGAGAGTGATATGAACATGGAGTGTGGGTACAAACATCTTGCTCAGGCGATAGAGAGGTTTGGTGAAGTATACGAAAGAGTTGAAGCTTCGAAACAGAGACAAATGGTGGAATTGGAAATGCAGAGGATGAAATTTGCAAAGGACTTAGAGTTCCAAAGGATGAAGTTAATCATGGAAACGCAGATTCAGATTCAGAAAATCAAGCGCAGCAAGCGTTGTTCTCCCGGTGTTG ACAGTTTCTCATAG